In a genomic window of [Empedobacter] haloabium:
- the nirD gene encoding nitrite reductase small subunit NirD: MKRENVAASWTAVCGVDDIVPNTGVAALLNGEQVAVFRLQDGREPRVFAIGNYDPNAQAGVLSRGLVGNLGERIVVASPLYKHHFDLQTGECLEAPENSVPTWPARIDGGKVWVGA, translated from the coding sequence ATGAAACGTGAAAATGTAGCCGCCAGCTGGACCGCCGTGTGCGGCGTCGACGACATCGTGCCGAACACCGGCGTGGCCGCACTGCTGAACGGCGAGCAGGTCGCGGTGTTCCGCTTGCAGGATGGCCGGGAGCCGCGCGTGTTCGCCATCGGGAACTACGATCCGAATGCGCAGGCCGGCGTGCTGTCGCGCGGCCTGGTGGGCAACCTGGGTGAGCGCATCGTCGTCGCCTCGCCGCTGTACAAGCACCACTTCGACCTGCAGACGGGCGAATGCCTGGAAGCGCCCGAGAACTCCGTTCCGACCTGGCCGGCCCGCATCGATGGCGGCAAGGTCTGGGTGGGCGCCTGA
- a CDS encoding FAD-dependent oxidoreductase — MKPALVVIGNGMAGMRTVEELLALAPGMYDITVFGAEPHGNYNRILLSPVLAGEKTVDDIMLNTREWYAENGITLHAGDPVEHIDRRRRVVRARSGLEVRYDRLLLATGSKPFIIPVPGHQLPGVLAFRDIGDVEDMLAAARDHRHAVVIGGGLLGLEAANGLMRQGMEVTVVHVTDALMNQQLDKPAAKLLQAALEKRGMRFLLDAQTSAITGTERVTGVRFQDGSEIPADLVVMTAGVRPNIALAQAAGLHCERAIVVDDTLQTYDPRVYAVGECVQHRRATFGLVAPIWEQAKVCAAHLAGTGHRRYVQQAAPTRLKVTGIDVYSVGDFIGGEGSEDLVLRDARRGVYKRLVLDGGRLAGAVLYGDVQDGPWYFDLIQKGGDVSALRHHLLFGPVPQAA, encoded by the coding sequence ATGAAACCCGCGCTGGTCGTCATCGGCAACGGCATGGCCGGCATGCGCACGGTGGAAGAGCTGCTGGCGCTGGCGCCGGGCATGTACGACATCACCGTGTTCGGCGCCGAACCGCACGGCAACTACAACCGCATCCTGCTCTCGCCCGTGCTGGCCGGCGAGAAGACGGTGGACGACATCATGCTCAACACGCGCGAGTGGTATGCCGAGAACGGCATCACGCTGCACGCCGGTGATCCGGTCGAGCACATCGACCGCCGCCGCCGCGTCGTGCGGGCCCGCTCGGGGCTGGAAGTACGCTACGACCGTTTGCTGCTGGCGACCGGCTCGAAGCCCTTCATCATTCCGGTGCCGGGCCACCAGCTGCCGGGCGTACTGGCGTTTCGCGACATCGGCGACGTAGAGGACATGCTGGCCGCGGCGCGCGACCACCGCCACGCCGTTGTCATCGGCGGCGGCCTGCTGGGACTGGAGGCCGCCAATGGCCTGATGCGGCAGGGGATGGAGGTCACCGTGGTGCACGTGACGGATGCCTTGATGAACCAGCAGCTCGACAAGCCGGCCGCCAAGCTGCTGCAGGCGGCGCTGGAGAAGCGCGGCATGCGCTTCCTGCTCGATGCGCAGACCAGCGCAATCACCGGCACCGAACGCGTCACCGGCGTGCGCTTCCAGGACGGCAGCGAGATCCCGGCCGACCTGGTCGTGATGACGGCCGGCGTGCGTCCCAACATCGCGCTGGCGCAGGCGGCCGGCCTGCACTGCGAGCGCGCCATCGTGGTGGACGACACGCTGCAGACCTACGACCCGCGCGTGTACGCGGTGGGCGAATGCGTGCAGCACCGCCGCGCCACCTTCGGCCTGGTCGCGCCGATCTGGGAGCAGGCCAAGGTGTGCGCCGCGCACCTGGCCGGCACCGGCCACCGGCGCTACGTCCAGCAGGCCGCGCCCACGCGCCTGAAAGTCACCGGCATCGACGTCTATTCGGTGGGCGACTTCATCGGCGGCGAGGGCAGCGAGGACCTGGTGCTGCGCGATGCGCGGCGCGGCGTCTACAAGCGCCTCGTCCTCGACGGCGGCCGCCTGGCCGGCGCCGTGCTGTATGGCGACGTGCAGGACGGCCCGTGGTATTTCGACCTGATCCAGAAGGGCGGGGACGTCTCCGCACTGCGCCATCATTTGCTGTTCGGCCCCGTGCCGCAGGCAGCCTGA
- a CDS encoding molybdopterin-dependent oxidoreductase has product MNLSQEHLSVRTTCPYCGVGCGVRATPQGAQQATIAGDTAHPSNAGRLCVKGSALGETLGLEGRLLHPHVRENGALRQVSWDAALDQVAAQWRAIVAEHGPDAVAFYVSGQLLTEDYYVANKLMKGYVGSANIDTNSRLCMSSAVAGHKRAFGEDIVPVSYDDLELADMIVLVGSNLAWCHPILFQRISKAKEARPDLKIVVIDPRRTATCELADLHLPIKPGTDVWLFNGLLTYLHGIGAVAPDFIAAHTNGYEAALAAAQLTPEQVAQACRLNVADVLAFYEAFAATAKVITGFSMGVNQSTAGTDKVNAIINCHLIGGRIGKPGAGPFSITGQPNAMGGREVGGLANMLAAHLDLDNAAHRAAVRAFWQSPTIAEKPGLKAVDLFQAIEAGKVKAVWIVATNPAVSLPDAEQVRRALGKCELVVVSDVVRDTDTNALAHVLLPALAWGEKDGTVTNSERRISRQRAFLPAPGEARADWQILAQFARRLGYAGFDYAGVHEIFDEHARLSAWCNTPDELPRLFDIGDLAGLDRAAYDALAPVRWPAGRDVFADGRFSHPDGRARFVATPPRLPANKVDGEFPLILNTGRLRDQWHTMTRTGRAPRLAEHTPEPFVDLHPQDALLCGVREGELARIGSSWGSMVARVRHGGGIARGSVFIPIHWNGQTSSDARVGALVNPVVDPVSGEPEFKHTPVMVDRFPVQWHGFVLSRTALDLEQVAYWTRAQGAGFNRYELAGRNRIGDFGAWARELLGVTDEDADWLEYSDRSAGVFRAVHLLDDRIVQCVFVSPRPDLPERAWLASLFASERVSDSERAGMLAGRPLRQGADAGATVCSCFGVGRNTICNAIREKDLTTPAQVTACVKAGGNCGSCVPEIRQLIAVVRAEAAEATE; this is encoded by the coding sequence ATGAATTTGTCCCAGGAACACCTGTCCGTTCGTACCACCTGCCCCTACTGCGGCGTCGGCTGCGGCGTGCGCGCCACGCCCCAGGGCGCGCAGCAGGCCACCATTGCCGGCGACACGGCCCATCCGTCGAACGCCGGCCGTCTGTGCGTGAAAGGTTCGGCGCTGGGCGAGACGCTGGGACTGGAAGGTCGGCTGCTGCACCCGCACGTGCGCGAGAACGGCGCGCTGCGCCAGGTGAGCTGGGATGCGGCGCTGGACCAGGTGGCGGCGCAATGGCGCGCCATCGTGGCCGAGCACGGGCCGGACGCGGTGGCGTTCTACGTCTCCGGCCAGCTGCTGACGGAGGACTACTACGTCGCCAACAAGCTGATGAAGGGCTACGTCGGCAGCGCCAATATCGACACCAACTCGCGTCTTTGCATGTCGTCCGCCGTGGCGGGCCACAAGCGCGCCTTCGGCGAGGACATCGTGCCGGTCTCGTATGACGACCTGGAACTGGCCGACATGATCGTGCTGGTGGGCTCGAACCTGGCCTGGTGCCACCCGATCCTGTTCCAGCGCATCAGCAAGGCCAAGGAAGCGCGCCCGGACCTGAAGATCGTCGTGATCGACCCGCGCCGCACGGCCACCTGCGAGCTGGCCGACCTGCACCTGCCGATCAAACCGGGTACCGACGTGTGGCTGTTCAACGGCCTGTTGACCTACCTGCACGGCATCGGCGCCGTCGCACCGGACTTCATTGCCGCGCATACCAACGGCTACGAGGCGGCGCTGGCCGCCGCGCAGCTGACGCCGGAGCAGGTCGCGCAGGCGTGCCGGCTGAACGTGGCCGACGTGCTGGCGTTCTACGAAGCGTTTGCCGCCACCGCGAAGGTGATCACGGGCTTCTCGATGGGTGTCAACCAGTCCACCGCCGGCACCGACAAGGTCAACGCCATCATCAACTGCCACCTGATCGGCGGGCGCATCGGCAAGCCGGGCGCCGGCCCGTTCTCGATCACAGGCCAGCCCAATGCAATGGGCGGGCGCGAGGTGGGCGGCCTGGCCAACATGCTGGCGGCGCACCTGGACCTGGACAATGCCGCGCACCGCGCCGCCGTGCGCGCGTTCTGGCAGTCCCCGACGATCGCCGAAAAGCCGGGCCTGAAGGCGGTCGACCTGTTCCAGGCCATCGAGGCCGGCAAGGTGAAGGCGGTGTGGATCGTCGCCACCAACCCGGCCGTCAGCCTGCCCGACGCGGAGCAGGTGCGGCGCGCGCTGGGCAAGTGCGAACTGGTCGTCGTCTCGGACGTGGTGCGCGACACCGACACCAACGCGCTGGCGCACGTGCTGCTGCCGGCGCTGGCATGGGGCGAGAAGGACGGCACGGTGACGAACTCCGAACGCCGCATCTCGCGCCAGCGTGCCTTCCTGCCGGCGCCGGGCGAGGCCCGCGCCGACTGGCAGATCCTGGCGCAGTTCGCCCGGCGCCTCGGCTATGCCGGCTTCGATTACGCTGGCGTGCACGAGATCTTCGACGAGCATGCTCGCTTGTCCGCGTGGTGCAATACGCCGGACGAGCTGCCGCGCCTGTTCGACATCGGCGACCTGGCGGGGCTCGACCGCGCCGCGTATGACGCGCTGGCGCCGGTGCGCTGGCCGGCCGGCCGGGACGTCTTCGCGGACGGCCGTTTTTCCCATCCCGACGGGCGCGCGCGTTTCGTCGCCACGCCGCCGCGCCTGCCGGCGAACAAGGTGGACGGCGAGTTCCCGCTGATCCTGAACACGGGCCGCCTGCGCGACCAGTGGCACACGATGACGCGCACCGGCCGCGCACCCCGGCTGGCCGAGCACACGCCGGAGCCCTTCGTCGACCTGCATCCACAGGACGCGCTGCTGTGCGGCGTGCGCGAAGGCGAGCTGGCGCGGATCGGCTCGAGCTGGGGCAGCATGGTGGCGCGCGTGCGCCATGGCGGCGGCATCGCGCGCGGCAGCGTGTTCATCCCGATCCACTGGAACGGCCAGACGTCCTCCGACGCGCGCGTGGGCGCGCTGGTCAATCCCGTCGTCGATCCCGTCTCGGGCGAACCGGAGTTCAAGCACACGCCGGTGATGGTGGACCGCTTCCCCGTGCAGTGGCACGGCTTCGTGCTGAGCCGCACGGCGCTCGACCTGGAGCAAGTGGCTTACTGGACCAGGGCGCAGGGCGCGGGTTTCAACCGCTACGAGCTGGCGGGGCGCAACCGCATCGGCGACTTCGGCGCCTGGGCACGGGAACTGCTGGGCGTGACGGACGAGGATGCGGACTGGCTGGAGTACAGCGACCGCAGCGCCGGCGTGTTTCGCGCCGTGCACCTGCTGGACGACCGCATCGTGCAATGCGTGTTCGTGTCGCCGCGACCCGACCTGCCGGAGCGTGCCTGGCTGGCCAGCCTGTTCGCCAGCGAGCGCGTGTCGGACAGCGAGCGTGCCGGCATGCTGGCGGGCCGGCCGCTGCGCCAGGGCGCGGACGCCGGCGCCACGGTGTGCTCGTGCTTCGGCGTGGGCCGCAATACGATCTGCAACGCGATCCGTGAAAAGGATTTGACGACGCCAGCCCAGGTGACGGCCTGCGTCAAGGCGGGCGGCAACTGCGGCTCATGCGTGCCCGAGATCCGGCAACTGATCGCCGTGGTGCGGGCCGAGGCGGCCGAGGCGACGGAATAA
- the ugpC gene encoding sn-glycerol-3-phosphate ABC transporter ATP-binding protein UgpC, whose amino-acid sequence MASLSIRNVRKVYPNGADILKGIDLDIEDGQFLILVGGSGCGKSTLLNMIAGLETVTEGEIRIGERVVNHVPPKERDIAMVFQSYALYPTMTVRENISFGLGIRKVPKAEQEQIVNRVAETLQMTHLLDRKPAMLSGGQRQRVAMGRAIARDPALFLFDEPLSNLDAKLRVEMRAEIKLLHQRLGATIVYVTHDQIEAMTLGDRIAVMRDGVVQQFGSPQEIYDHPANLYVAGFIGSPSMNFLRGRLVAEHGLSFALEHGDRTTLLPVPAPSPALRQWLGKEVILGIRPEHVTDADSARRASADAAYHPTEVDCRVEITEPTGPDTLVFSWFNGTRMTCRTHPRANAQPGGDVKLAFDLSKAVFFDPQSELRIA is encoded by the coding sequence ATGGCAAGTTTATCGATCCGTAACGTGCGCAAGGTCTATCCGAACGGCGCCGACATCCTGAAGGGCATCGACCTCGACATCGAGGACGGCCAGTTCCTGATCCTGGTGGGCGGTTCCGGCTGCGGCAAGTCCACCCTGCTCAACATGATCGCCGGCCTGGAAACCGTGACGGAAGGCGAAATCCGCATCGGCGAGCGCGTGGTCAACCACGTGCCGCCGAAGGAGCGCGACATCGCGATGGTGTTCCAGTCCTACGCGCTGTACCCGACCATGACGGTGCGCGAGAACATCTCGTTTGGCCTCGGCATCCGCAAGGTGCCGAAGGCGGAGCAGGAGCAGATCGTCAACCGCGTGGCCGAGACGCTGCAGATGACCCACCTGCTGGACCGCAAGCCGGCCATGCTGTCGGGCGGCCAGCGCCAGCGCGTGGCGATGGGCCGCGCCATCGCGCGCGACCCGGCGCTGTTCCTGTTCGACGAGCCGCTGTCGAACCTGGACGCCAAGCTGCGCGTGGAGATGCGCGCCGAGATCAAGCTGCTGCACCAGCGCCTGGGCGCCACCATCGTCTACGTCACGCACGACCAGATCGAGGCAATGACGCTGGGCGACCGCATCGCCGTCATGCGCGACGGCGTGGTGCAGCAGTTCGGCAGCCCGCAGGAGATCTACGACCATCCGGCCAACCTGTACGTGGCCGGTTTCATCGGTTCGCCGTCGATGAATTTCCTGCGCGGCCGCCTCGTCGCCGAGCACGGCCTGTCGTTCGCGCTGGAGCACGGCGACCGCACCACGCTGCTGCCGGTACCGGCACCTTCGCCGGCGCTGCGCCAGTGGCTGGGCAAGGAAGTCATCCTCGGCATCCGCCCGGAACACGTGACGGACGCGGACAGCGCGCGCCGCGCCAGCGCCGATGCGGCCTATCACCCGACCGAAGTGGACTGCCGTGTCGAGATCACGGAGCCGACCGGGCCGGACACGCTGGTGTTCAGCTGGTTCAACGGCACCCGGATGACGTGCCGTACGCACCCGCGCGCCAACGCGCAGCCGGGTGGCGACGTCAAGCTGGCGTTCGACCTGTCGAAGGCGGTGTTCTTCGATCCGCAGAGCGAGTTGCGCATCGCTTGA
- a CDS encoding carbohydrate ABC transporter permease, whose protein sequence is MAADMQLEGGRVTPGRILIYTLLVLVALYYLAPLYVMLTTSVKTLDQIREGNLLDFPLSPTTAAWAKAWSSACTGVRCEGLAPYFWNSVQMVIPAVLISSLIGSLNGYVLAHWRFPGHNVVFTALMVGCFIPFQVVILPMARLLGMADLANTTTGLVVVHIIYGIAFTTLFFRNYYVTVPDELVNAARIDGAGFFTIYRRIIFPLSLPIFMVCFIWQFTQIWNDFLFGVVFGGADAQPVTVALNNLVNTSTGVTEYNVNMAAAIIAALPTLAIYLIAGKYFVRGLTAGAVKG, encoded by the coding sequence ATGGCCGCTGACATGCAACTGGAAGGCGGCCGCGTCACGCCGGGCCGCATCCTCATCTACACCCTGCTGGTGCTGGTGGCGCTGTACTACCTGGCGCCGCTGTACGTGATGCTGACTACGTCCGTCAAGACGCTGGACCAGATCCGCGAAGGCAACCTGCTGGACTTCCCGCTCTCGCCCACCACTGCCGCGTGGGCCAAGGCCTGGTCGAGCGCGTGCACCGGCGTGCGCTGCGAAGGACTGGCGCCCTACTTCTGGAATTCCGTCCAGATGGTCATCCCGGCCGTGCTGATCTCCAGCCTGATCGGGTCCCTGAACGGCTACGTGCTGGCGCACTGGCGCTTCCCCGGCCACAACGTGGTGTTTACCGCGCTGATGGTGGGCTGCTTCATTCCGTTCCAGGTCGTGATCCTGCCGATGGCGCGCCTGTTGGGCATGGCCGACCTGGCCAATACCACGACGGGGCTGGTGGTGGTGCACATCATCTACGGCATCGCCTTCACCACGCTGTTCTTCCGTAACTACTATGTGACGGTACCGGACGAACTGGTGAACGCGGCCCGCATCGACGGCGCCGGTTTCTTCACGATCTACCGCCGCATCATCTTCCCGCTGTCGCTGCCCATCTTCATGGTCTGCTTCATCTGGCAGTTCACGCAGATCTGGAACGACTTCCTGTTCGGCGTGGTGTTCGGCGGCGCCGACGCGCAACCCGTCACGGTGGCGCTGAACAACCTGGTCAACACGTCCACCGGCGTGACCGAATACAACGTCAACATGGCGGCCGCCATCATCGCGGCCCTGCCGACCCTGGCGATCTACCTCATCGCGGGCAAATACTTCGTGCGCGGCCTGACGGCTGGCGCGGTTAAAGGCTGA
- a CDS encoding sugar ABC transporter permease, whose translation MSVTPLFSARRPHAPAAPVAGNPAANDSSAKPPARPSSRLGALADAWLPRLVLSPTIVISLVFVYGFIGLTAYLSLTESRMMPNFEFAGFGQYERLFDLERWWVAAANLGIFGGLFILFCLAIGLTMAILLDQRIRHEGALRAIYLYPMALSFIVTGAAWKWILNPGLGLEKMMHDWGFSNFTFDWLVDPDMAIYTVVIAGVWQSSGFVMALFLAGLRGVDDSIIKAAMVDGASLPTIYRRIVIPSLRPVFFSVLLVLSHIAIKSFDLVMALTAGGPGTSSDVPAIFMYQFSFTRGQLGLGAASAMMMLATVLAVLVPLMYLETKGARHGR comes from the coding sequence ATGTCCGTTACACCGCTGTTCTCGGCCAGGCGCCCGCACGCGCCCGCGGCCCCCGTTGCCGGCAACCCCGCCGCCAACGACAGCAGCGCCAAGCCGCCCGCACGTCCCAGCAGCCGCCTCGGCGCGCTGGCCGATGCCTGGCTGCCGCGCCTCGTGCTGTCCCCCACCATCGTCATCTCGCTGGTGTTCGTCTACGGCTTCATCGGCCTGACGGCCTACCTGTCGCTGACCGAATCGCGCATGATGCCGAACTTCGAGTTCGCCGGCTTCGGCCAGTACGAACGCCTGTTCGACCTGGAGCGCTGGTGGGTCGCCGCCGCCAACCTGGGCATCTTCGGCGGCCTGTTCATCCTGTTCTGCCTGGCCATCGGGTTGACGATGGCGATCCTGCTGGATCAGCGCATCCGCCACGAAGGCGCGCTGCGCGCCATTTACCTGTATCCGATGGCGCTGTCGTTCATCGTCACCGGCGCCGCCTGGAAGTGGATCTTGAATCCCGGGCTGGGCCTGGAAAAGATGATGCACGACTGGGGCTTCAGCAATTTCACCTTCGACTGGCTGGTCGATCCGGACATGGCCATCTACACCGTGGTGATCGCCGGCGTGTGGCAGTCCTCCGGCTTCGTCATGGCCCTGTTCCTGGCCGGCCTGCGCGGCGTGGACGACAGCATCATCAAGGCCGCCATGGTCGACGGCGCCAGCCTGCCGACGATCTACCGCCGCATCGTGATCCCGTCGCTGCGCCCGGTGTTCTTCAGCGTGCTGCTGGTGCTCTCGCACATCGCCATCAAGAGCTTCGACCTGGTGATGGCACTGACGGCCGGCGGCCCCGGCACCTCGTCGGACGTGCCGGCGATCTTCATGTACCAGTTCTCGTTCACGCGCGGCCAGCTGGGCCTGGGCGCGGCGTCCGCGATGATGATGCTGGCCACCGTGCTGGCCGTGCTGGTGCCGCTGATGTATCTGGAAACGAAAGGAGCGCGCCATGGCCGCTGA
- a CDS encoding ABC transporter substrate-binding protein, with protein MKLKALVSLLALAGTAAQAAPQVEVLHYWTSGGEARSAAELKKIMESKGVAWKDFAVAGGAGENAATALKARVMAGSPPTAAQIKGPSIQEWGQEGVLANIDQAAVEGKWDASVPAVVTNVMKYKGHYVAVPVNVHRVNWLWVNPAVLAKAGAKAPTSFAEFFDAADKIKKAGLVALAHGGQPWQDATLFESVVLGTGGAEFYKKALVQLDQASLTSPTMIKSFETLARMKTYIDKDAAGRDWNLATAMVINGKAGMQFMGDWAKGEFTAAGKVPGKDFLCVAAPGTDKAFTFNIDSLAMFKVKDPEQQKAQLTLANAVLSPAFQETFNLNKGSIPVRTGVPRDKFDSCAQKSMDDMAATSKAGALVPSLAHGMAVNTAKAGAIQDVIARFMNSNMTPQAAAQALAKAAKTM; from the coding sequence ATGAAACTGAAAGCCCTCGTATCGCTGCTGGCCCTGGCCGGCACCGCGGCGCAAGCCGCGCCGCAAGTCGAAGTGCTGCACTACTGGACCTCCGGCGGCGAAGCCCGCTCGGCGGCCGAGCTGAAAAAGATCATGGAGTCGAAAGGCGTGGCGTGGAAGGACTTCGCCGTCGCCGGTGGCGCCGGTGAGAACGCAGCCACCGCGCTGAAGGCGCGCGTGATGGCCGGCAGCCCGCCGACCGCCGCCCAGATCAAGGGTCCGTCGATCCAGGAATGGGGCCAGGAAGGCGTGCTGGCCAATATCGACCAGGCTGCCGTCGAAGGCAAGTGGGACGCCAGCGTGCCGGCGGTCGTCACCAACGTCATGAAGTACAAGGGCCACTACGTGGCGGTGCCGGTCAACGTGCACCGCGTGAACTGGCTGTGGGTCAACCCTGCCGTGCTGGCGAAAGCCGGCGCCAAGGCGCCGACCAGCTTCGCCGAATTCTTCGACGCGGCCGACAAGATCAAGAAGGCCGGCCTGGTCGCGCTGGCCCATGGCGGCCAGCCATGGCAGGACGCCACCTTGTTCGAATCGGTCGTGCTGGGCACCGGCGGCGCGGAGTTCTACAAGAAGGCCCTGGTGCAGCTGGACCAGGCCAGCCTGACCAGCCCGACGATGATCAAGAGCTTCGAGACGCTGGCGCGCATGAAGACCTACATCGACAAGGACGCGGCCGGCCGTGACTGGAACCTGGCCACCGCGATGGTCATCAACGGCAAGGCCGGCATGCAGTTCATGGGCGACTGGGCCAAGGGCGAGTTCACGGCGGCCGGCAAGGTGCCGGGCAAGGACTTCCTGTGCGTGGCCGCGCCGGGCACGGACAAGGCCTTCACGTTCAACATCGACTCGCTGGCCATGTTCAAGGTCAAGGACCCGGAGCAGCAGAAGGCCCAGCTGACCCTGGCCAACGCCGTGCTGAGCCCGGCCTTCCAGGAAACGTTCAACCTGAACAAGGGCTCGATCCCGGTCCGCACCGGCGTGCCGCGCGACAAGTTCGACAGCTGCGCGCAGAAGTCGATGGACGACATGGCCGCCACCAGCAAGGCCGGCGCCCTGGTGCCGTCGCTGGCGCACGGCATGGCCGTCAACACCGCCAAGGCCGGCGCCATCCAGGACGTCATCGCCCGCTTCATGAACAGCAACATGACGCCGCAGGCCGCCGCCCAGGCGCTCGCCAAAGCCGCGAAAACGATGTAA
- a CDS encoding carbohydrate porin yields MTCNPLFKPMAAAMALAFACGAAGAAERDIEGFHGYVRAGVGNSNHGGSQSCYGLGGVSMTYRLGNECDSFTELGYTKEVAKADNGVSFVATVWGTAYKNSSDFGDADLEVTKAYIEARGLPFLNGGTAWAGKRHYLRPDIHILDLQYINLNGTGAGIDRFPLGPGKISYAFFKDNDLNNVDPVSGRVTDSTSASRQNILYEDLPVNPGGTIDIAATLITAEGNDDTTHNGWQVSMFHHQKNVLGGNNKFGLQYGVGPGTGIGGQCCDRMGGSGSTLLGSDYKRVRVFDELYLQPTRDFGVSLIALYQRDKNGTAGDTTWTTIGGRPSYAFTDNFKLQGELGVSRLKSDTIPGTARLTKLTIAPTIALSRDFWSRPELRLFATYGKWNDAATPLVNAFNNGGPVYGKDTSGFSYGVQVEAWW; encoded by the coding sequence ATGACCTGCAATCCCCTCTTCAAGCCCATGGCAGCCGCCATGGCGCTGGCCTTTGCCTGCGGCGCCGCTGGCGCCGCTGAACGCGATATCGAAGGTTTCCACGGCTACGTCCGTGCCGGCGTCGGCAACAGCAACCACGGCGGCAGCCAGAGCTGCTACGGCCTCGGCGGCGTGTCGATGACCTATCGCCTCGGTAACGAGTGCGACAGCTTCACCGAACTGGGTTACACCAAGGAAGTGGCGAAGGCCGACAACGGCGTCAGCTTCGTCGCCACCGTCTGGGGCACCGCCTACAAGAACAGCTCCGACTTCGGCGACGCCGACCTCGAAGTGACCAAGGCCTATATCGAGGCACGCGGCCTGCCGTTCCTGAACGGCGGTACGGCGTGGGCCGGCAAGCGCCACTACCTGCGTCCCGACATCCACATCCTGGACCTGCAGTACATCAACCTGAACGGCACCGGCGCCGGTATCGACCGCTTCCCGCTGGGCCCCGGCAAGATCAGCTACGCGTTCTTCAAGGATAACGACTTGAACAACGTCGATCCGGTTTCCGGCCGCGTGACCGATTCGACCTCCGCTTCGCGCCAGAACATCCTGTACGAAGACCTGCCGGTCAATCCGGGCGGCACCATCGATATCGCCGCCACGTTGATCACCGCCGAGGGCAACGACGACACCACCCACAACGGCTGGCAAGTGTCGATGTTCCACCACCAGAAGAACGTCCTGGGCGGCAACAACAAATTCGGCCTGCAGTACGGCGTCGGTCCGGGCACCGGCATCGGCGGCCAGTGCTGCGACCGCATGGGCGGCTCGGGCAGCACGCTGCTGGGTTCGGACTACAAGCGCGTGCGCGTGTTCGACGAACTGTACCTGCAGCCGACGCGCGACTTCGGCGTATCCTTGATTGCCCTGTACCAGCGCGACAAGAACGGCACGGCCGGCGACACGACCTGGACCACCATCGGTGGCCGTCCGTCGTATGCTTTCACCGACAACTTCAAGCTGCAGGGTGAACTGGGCGTGAGCCGTCTCAAGTCCGACACGATCCCGGGCACGGCGCGCCTGACCAAGCTGACGATCGCACCGACCATCGCCCTGTCGCGCGATTTCTGGTCGCGCCCAGAGCTGCGCCTGTTCGCCACCTACGGCAAATGGAACGACGCCGCCACGCCGCTGGTCAACGCCTTCAACAACGGCGGCCCGGTGTACGGCAAGGACACCAGCGGTTTCTCGTACGGCGTGCAAGTGGAAGCCTGGTGGTAA